The Pseudanabaena galeata CCNP1313 genome includes a region encoding these proteins:
- a CDS encoding beta strand repeat-containing protein, protein MNPRFNLPINIEKSIKKLITTYRRKWLPLLLACLFVFFSFFPIPFSQVFFSATSSKISLPSFIEPVNAQATPALCAVPGKDGVGAPAGVINTYYPGIGTATAGATSISVGAIDVNGAPTAITAGDLLLIIQMQDATINSTNTDAYGNGVGGDVPALVAGGTQPTNGASGFTGGTAGRYEYVVATGPVAAGSVPITGTNGGGLINSYFSSAATATQGRQTYQVVRVPQYSSATLGSATSSFWNGNTGAIVAYDVAGNLNLTGSINVDGRGFRGGGGRLLNGAVSPNTDYRTLSTLDKNGSKAEGIAGTPRFVINPTTLLLVDNTDEGYPDGSYGRGSPGNAGGGSTDGNSNSNDQNSGGGGGSNGGSGGIGGRAWSSNLPTGGFGGAPFPAATNLLVLGGGGGAGTTNNGSFSPPDTDDSLSGLFSSGASGGGLVMLRTNTVSNAGTISANGANARSVTRDGGGGGGAGGSVLVSALSNNLTGLTVNVRGGNGGSAIFNDPHGPGGGGGGGVVVSNPGVTADLQGGIAGVTGIAANPNNGAVAGTGLAVPLAVGVIPGASSGAACVPALTVVKTTSTPTTSPGGTASYTIAVSNGAGLATANNVVINDNSLPAGFTLAALPAPTITLSGGATRPTTSAPTAGTSNLSWGTFSIPGGGSVQIQFTVNVDAGVANGTYNNPASATYNDPATGGTRTVTYIDNTGEDVTVGLSSSLNLVKRITAINGTNINGFVSDTPTATSNDSDARWPSLNTQYLRGAINAPSVQPNDVIEYTIYFLSNGGRPARNVQLCDRIPTNTTFQPDTYGVGNGIVLGWDSTAAILPDPTTSTGPGKVALNNVPDADAGQFLATNVSVTNAPAPCNDGSTNPDGAILVRLGATTDVPFATGSGTPIDSYGFVRFAVRVR, encoded by the coding sequence ATGAATCCACGATTCAATCTACCGATAAATATAGAAAAGTCCATAAAAAAGCTAATTACTACTTACCGTCGTAAGTGGCTACCCTTACTTTTAGCTTGCTTATTTGTATTTTTTTCCTTCTTTCCTATCCCATTTTCTCAAGTCTTTTTTTCTGCCACTTCAAGTAAAATTTCACTCCCATCATTCATAGAGCCAGTTAATGCTCAGGCAACTCCTGCTCTATGTGCAGTCCCTGGTAAGGACGGTGTTGGCGCTCCTGCGGGAGTGATTAACACTTATTATCCGGGGATAGGCACAGCCACAGCAGGAGCTACCTCGATTTCCGTTGGAGCTATAGATGTTAATGGCGCTCCCACTGCGATCACTGCTGGAGATCTATTACTGATCATTCAAATGCAGGATGCCACGATCAACTCTACTAATACCGATGCTTATGGGAATGGTGTCGGTGGAGATGTTCCAGCTTTAGTAGCAGGAGGCACACAACCTACCAATGGGGCTAGTGGGTTTACTGGCGGTACGGCTGGTAGGTATGAATATGTAGTAGCGACTGGTCCAGTAGCCGCAGGTTCAGTTCCCATTACAGGAACTAATGGCGGGGGGCTGATCAACAGTTACTTTAGCTCGGCAGCAACGGCGACCCAAGGCAGACAGACTTATCAAGTGGTGCGCGTACCACAATATTCCAGTGCCACCCTAGGCTCTGCTACGTCATCATTTTGGAATGGCAACACAGGCGCAATCGTCGCCTATGATGTCGCTGGTAACCTAAATCTAACGGGTAGTATCAATGTGGATGGCAGAGGGTTTAGAGGTGGAGGAGGTCGGTTACTCAATGGTGCTGTTAGTCCCAATACTGATTACAGAACTCTTTCAACATTGGATAAAAATGGCTCTAAGGCAGAAGGTATAGCAGGAACGCCAAGATTTGTAATTAATCCAACAACTTTATTGCTGGTTGATAACACTGATGAAGGTTATCCCGATGGCAGTTATGGTCGAGGTTCTCCTGGAAATGCAGGCGGGGGAAGTACTGATGGTAATAGCAATAGTAACGATCAAAATTCTGGAGGTGGTGGTGGTAGTAATGGCGGCTCTGGAGGGATTGGTGGCCGAGCATGGTCTTCTAACTTACCAACAGGTGGATTTGGCGGTGCGCCTTTTCCTGCGGCTACCAATCTTCTAGTACTTGGTGGTGGTGGTGGTGCAGGAACAACCAACAATGGTTCTTTTTCGCCACCTGATACAGATGATTCTCTCAGTGGCTTATTTAGCAGTGGCGCATCGGGCGGTGGATTAGTAATGTTACGAACCAATACGGTAAGTAATGCGGGAACGATCAGTGCTAATGGTGCAAATGCTCGTTCTGTAACCAGAGATGGCGGCGGCGGCGGCGGTGCTGGCGGTAGTGTATTAGTCTCTGCACTGAGTAACAATCTTACTGGGCTCACAGTTAACGTCAGGGGCGGTAATGGTGGTAGTGCGATATTCAACGACCCGCATGGTCCAGGCGGCGGTGGCGGCGGCGGTGTTGTGGTTTCTAATCCTGGTGTGACAGCTGACCTACAAGGGGGTATAGCAGGTGTTACTGGTATTGCAGCTAACCCCAATAATGGGGCTGTAGCTGGAACTGGATTAGCCGTACCACTTGCAGTTGGTGTTATCCCTGGAGCTAGTTCTGGTGCAGCTTGTGTTCCTGCTTTAACAGTTGTAAAAACTACTAGTACACCTACCACAAGTCCCGGTGGTACAGCGAGCTACACAATTGCTGTTAGTAATGGTGCAGGTTTAGCCACAGCAAATAATGTTGTGATCAACGACAACAGTTTACCCGCAGGGTTTACTCTTGCAGCTCTTCCCGCACCTACGATTACTTTGTCAGGAGGTGCAACACGTCCTACTACATCTGCGCCTACAGCAGGAACAAGCAACTTATCTTGGGGTACTTTTTCGATTCCTGGTGGTGGTTCAGTACAAATTCAGTTTACGGTTAATGTAGACGCAGGAGTTGCGAATGGAACTTACAATAACCCTGCTTCAGCTACTTATAATGATCCTGCAACTGGTGGAACGAGAACAGTCACTTACATTGATAATACTGGCGAAGATGTAACAGTTGGATTGTCGTCTAGTCTCAACTTAGTTAAACGGATTACTGCGATTAATGGGACTAATATTAATGGGTTTGTCAGTGACACACCTACCGCAACATCTAACGATAGTGACGCTAGATGGCCTTCTCTGAATACTCAATATTTGAGAGGCGCAATCAATGCACCTTCAGTTCAACCAAATGATGTAATAGAATATACAATCTATTTCCTCTCCAATGGCGGACGACCTGCAAGAAATGTCCAATTATGCGATCGCATCCCTACCAATACAACTTTTCAGCCTGACACCTATGGGGTTGGTAATGGAATTGTTTTGGGATGGGACAGCACGGCGGCAATTTTACCCGATCCGACAACCTCAACTGGGCCGGGTAAAGTCGCCCTCAACAATGTGCCAGATGCAGATGCAGGTCAATTTTTAGCCACAAATGTATCAGTTACGAATGCACCTGCTCCATGTAACGATGGAAGCACAAATCCTGATGGGGCAATCTTAGTCCGACTTGGTGCGACTACAGATG
- a CDS encoding OmpA family protein, which translates to MQKVTSQKLTATLISSIGLIGLSGIAIEMFRANDNLAIAQNTTQTTSPSLLKYQIIVNSDRDGDIQPDLELTLREAVAIANGSLTLERLSDTERSQVKPLVNQKGSQIGFNLPSDRTKILLSKPLPDLTSPYLTIDGTTQAGYDSQSSFAQELAIPQPIVEISPADGVEIFRGLTIVADGVTIKGLSIYGFNAIESVPTTTPSADIFISHQAPPPDTTQQQQPAKFSPFYDSNLPPQGVILEANWLGITPTGKMPKQPSSFGVYLFNSTDTLIRRNRIAYHEGSGIVTSVKATGTQILKNAITSNGFDGMPHGIYLEGEIANLSIKGNILCANDGSGVYLFKPKGAITIEDNRILFNDRSANYAAIYLMGNDHQVTNNQIRNQRGAGVAIAAYPKSDRNLIRKNTFSALKGLSIDLISQRHVNTRDFITGDGINRPRDSHFRRVDTANGAINAPTFLATTFPMFSPSQVNIDGTADPDTEVDIYRVADKVDLSLPYGSLGEYLTTVKTDAKGKFAASLNNLQVGDTISAIATDPQYGTSEPAFNARIVNPDLSAPELAKVDATIPACTTPPQIVQAPPPPEEPIVLSVPRQIHFALDRDAISPISAKVLNRIADVLKQYPTIMITLSGHTDPRASETYNRELGFRRSRAVRNYLMRQGIASERMTVRSLGETQRASQGNQVTDYARDRRVEIEFTDVRDVEIRFESQKEDLQIEN; encoded by the coding sequence ATGCAAAAAGTAACCAGCCAAAAATTAACAGCTACATTGATTAGTTCTATCGGGTTGATCGGTCTCTCTGGTATAGCTATCGAAATGTTTAGGGCAAATGACAATCTGGCGATCGCCCAAAACACTACCCAAACCACTTCGCCCAGTCTTCTCAAATACCAAATTATTGTAAATAGCGATCGCGATGGTGACATCCAACCCGATCTCGAGTTAACCCTGCGCGAAGCCGTGGCGATCGCCAATGGTAGCCTTACCCTTGAACGGCTTAGTGATACTGAACGCTCTCAGGTGAAGCCCTTAGTTAATCAAAAAGGTTCACAGATTGGCTTTAATTTGCCTAGCGATCGCACCAAGATTTTGTTAAGCAAGCCTCTACCAGACCTTACTAGTCCATACCTGACTATTGACGGTACGACTCAAGCAGGCTATGACTCTCAAAGTTCCTTTGCCCAAGAGCTAGCGATTCCCCAACCAATTGTGGAGATTTCTCCCGCCGATGGTGTGGAAATTTTCCGAGGTTTGACCATTGTTGCTGATGGCGTGACGATCAAGGGCTTAAGTATCTATGGCTTTAATGCGATCGAGAGCGTCCCAACCACCACACCATCCGCCGATATTTTCATTTCCCACCAAGCACCACCGCCCGACACCACACAGCAACAGCAACCCGCCAAATTTTCGCCCTTCTATGACAGCAATCTTCCCCCTCAAGGTGTCATTCTCGAAGCTAACTGGCTGGGCATTACGCCCACAGGCAAAATGCCCAAACAACCCTCTAGTTTTGGGGTTTATTTATTTAATAGTACTGATACGCTGATCCGTCGCAATCGTATTGCTTACCACGAGGGTAGTGGCATCGTCACATCGGTAAAAGCAACAGGAACGCAGATTCTCAAAAATGCAATTACTAGCAATGGTTTTGATGGAATGCCTCACGGGATCTATCTCGAAGGTGAAATTGCCAACTTAAGTATCAAGGGAAATATCCTTTGTGCTAATGATGGCAGTGGCGTTTATCTGTTCAAGCCTAAAGGCGCGATCACCATTGAAGATAACCGCATTTTGTTTAACGATCGCAGTGCCAACTACGCCGCCATTTATTTAATGGGCAACGATCATCAAGTTACAAATAATCAAATTCGCAATCAACGTGGTGCAGGTGTAGCGATCGCTGCTTATCCTAAAAGCGATCGCAATCTAATTCGCAAAAATACTTTTTCGGCTCTCAAGGGCTTGAGTATTGACTTGATTTCTCAGCGCCATGTGAATACTCGCGATTTCATTACAGGTGACGGCATTAATCGCCCCCGTGATTCTCATTTTCGGCGCGTAGATACCGCTAATGGAGCGATCAATGCACCGACTTTTTTAGCGACAACTTTTCCGATGTTTAGTCCGAGCCAAGTCAATATTGATGGTACGGCTGATCCTGATACTGAAGTAGACATATATCGTGTCGCTGACAAAGTGGATCTCAGTCTGCCCTATGGTTCTCTTGGTGAATATCTGACCACGGTCAAGACTGATGCTAAGGGTAAATTTGCTGCCTCTTTAAATAATCTCCAAGTTGGCGATACGATTAGCGCGATCGCCACTGATCCACAGTACGGCACTTCTGAGCCAGCCTTCAATGCCAGAATCGTTAATCCCGATCTGTCGGCTCCTGAACTAGCAAAGGTCGATGCAACTATTCCCGCATGTACGACACCCCCTCAGATTGTCCAAGCTCCCCCACCGCCAGAGGAGCCAATTGTGCTATCTGTGCCACGGCAAATTCACTTTGCGCTAGATCGTGATGCAATCAGCCCTATCAGCGCTAAAGTCCTAAATCGGATCGCTGATGTATTAAAGCAATATCCCACAATTATGATTACCCTCTCAGGACATACTGACCCTAGAGCTAGTGAGACCTACAACCGCGAACTGGGCTTTAGGCGATCGCGGGCAGTTCGTAATTACCTAATGCGACAGGGTATTGCTTCTGAACGGATGACCGTGCGATCGCTTGGCGAAACCCAACGCGCCTCACAGGGTAATCAAGTTACTGACTATGCCCGCGATCGGCGTGTCGAAATTGAATTTACCGATGTGCGCGATGTCGAGATTCGCTTTGAATCACAGAAGGAAGATTTGCAAATTGAGAACTAA